Proteins encoded in a region of the Carassius carassius chromosome 49, fCarCar2.1, whole genome shotgun sequence genome:
- the LOC132132983 gene encoding heterogeneous nuclear ribonucleoprotein D0-like isoform X2, with the protein MSEEQFVGEEALVKMGENDGEEEIPAEDGGREAEGSKIDASKNEEDEGKMFVGGLSWDTTKKDLKDYFSKFGEVVDCTLKLDPLTGRSRGFGFVLFKDAESVEKVIAQKEHKLNGKAIDPKKAKAMKSKEPVKKIFVGGLSPDTPEEKIREYFDAYGEVESIELPMENKTNKRRGFCFITFKEEEPVKKIMEKKYHNIGLSKCEVKVAMSKEQYQQQQQHWGGRGGYTVRARGRGGPNQNWNQGYGNYWNQGYGNYGNYGYNNQGYGGYGGYDYSGYNNYYGYDQQSDYGKSPRRGGHQNTYKPY; encoded by the exons ATGTCAGAGGAGCAGTTTGTGGGCGAGGAGGCGCTGGTGAAGATGGGGGAGAATGATGGAGAGGAAGAGATCCCGGCTGAGGATGGAGGCCGAGAGGCGGAGGGCTCCAAGATAGACGCCAGTAAGAACGAGGAGGACGAGGG GAAAATGTTCGTTGGAGGCTTGAGTTGGGACACAACAAAGAAAGACCTGAAAGATTACTTCTCTAAATTTGGAGAGGTGGTCGACTGCACCTTAAAGCTGGATCCTCTGACGGGACGGTCCAGGGGTTTTGGATTCGTTCTGTTTAAAGATGCTGAAAGTGTGGAAAAG GTGATCGCACAGAAGGAGCACAAACTGAATGGAAAAGCCATCGACCCTAAGAAAGCAAAGGCCATGAAATCCAAAGAGCCTGTGAAGAAGATATTTGTAGGAGGTCTCTCCCCAGATACTCCAGAAGAGAAGATCAGAGAGTACTTTGACGCCTACGGAGAG GTGGAATCCATTGAGCTGCCAATggagaataaaacaaataaaagaagaggtttttgttttataacatttaaagaGGAGGAACCAGTAAAGAAAATTATGGAGAAGAAGTACCACAACATCGGTTTAAGCAAG tgtgAGGTGAAGGTGGCCATGTCGAAGGAACAgtaccagcagcagcagcagcattggGGGGGCAGAGGAGGGTACACCGTCAGGGCCAGAGGCAGAGGAG GTCCCAATCAGAACTGGAACCAGGGATACGGAAATTACTGGAATCAAGGTTATGGAAATTACGGGAACTATGGCTACAACAATCAAGGCTATGGTGGATACGGGGGCTATGATTACTCGGGTTACAACAACTACTACGGATATG ATCAACAGAGCGACTACGGCAAATCCCCGAGGCGAGGCGGCCATCAAAACACTTACAAGCCGTATTAA
- the LOC132132983 gene encoding heterogeneous nuclear ribonucleoprotein D0-like isoform X1: MSEEQFVGEEALVKMGENDGEEEIPAEDGGREAEGSKIDASKNEEDEGKMFVGGLSWDTTKKDLKDYFSKFGEVVDCTLKLDPLTGRSRGFGFVLFKDAESVEKVIAQKEHKLNGKAIDPKKAKAMKSKEPVKKIFVGGLSPDTPEEKIREYFDAYGEVESIELPMENKTNKRRGFCFITFKEEEPVKKIMEKKYHNIGLSKCEVKVAMSKEQYQQQQQHWGGRGGYTVRARGRGGPNQNWNQGYGNYWNQGYGNYGNYGYNNQGYGGYGGYDYSGYNNYYGYGDYSNQQSDYGKSPRRGGHQNTYKPY, from the exons ATGTCAGAGGAGCAGTTTGTGGGCGAGGAGGCGCTGGTGAAGATGGGGGAGAATGATGGAGAGGAAGAGATCCCGGCTGAGGATGGAGGCCGAGAGGCGGAGGGCTCCAAGATAGACGCCAGTAAGAACGAGGAGGACGAGGG GAAAATGTTCGTTGGAGGCTTGAGTTGGGACACAACAAAGAAAGACCTGAAAGATTACTTCTCTAAATTTGGAGAGGTGGTCGACTGCACCTTAAAGCTGGATCCTCTGACGGGACGGTCCAGGGGTTTTGGATTCGTTCTGTTTAAAGATGCTGAAAGTGTGGAAAAG GTGATCGCACAGAAGGAGCACAAACTGAATGGAAAAGCCATCGACCCTAAGAAAGCAAAGGCCATGAAATCCAAAGAGCCTGTGAAGAAGATATTTGTAGGAGGTCTCTCCCCAGATACTCCAGAAGAGAAGATCAGAGAGTACTTTGACGCCTACGGAGAG GTGGAATCCATTGAGCTGCCAATggagaataaaacaaataaaagaagaggtttttgttttataacatttaaagaGGAGGAACCAGTAAAGAAAATTATGGAGAAGAAGTACCACAACATCGGTTTAAGCAAG tgtgAGGTGAAGGTGGCCATGTCGAAGGAACAgtaccagcagcagcagcagcattggGGGGGCAGAGGAGGGTACACCGTCAGGGCCAGAGGCAGAGGAG GTCCCAATCAGAACTGGAACCAGGGATACGGAAATTACTGGAATCAAGGTTATGGAAATTACGGGAACTATGGCTACAACAATCAAGGCTATGGTGGATACGGGGGCTATGATTACTCGGGTTACAACAACTACTACGGATATGGTGACTACAGCA ATCAACAGAGCGACTACGGCAAATCCCCGAGGCGAGGCGGCCATCAAAACACTTACAAGCCGTATTAA
- the LOC132132986 gene encoding vesicle-associated membrane protein 8-like, with protein MADYNTEPQAPSKLSQVQDQVNDVKGILEDNLKKVLERGDRLDDLIVITDDLQVTADSFQKTSTRVARKMWWRNTKMMIIIGVVVLAIIILIILLATQVIPS; from the exons ATG GCTGACTACAACACCGAACCTCAAGCGCCTAGCAAACTCAGCCAAGTTCAGGATCAAGTCAATGATGTTAAAGGCATTCTCGAAGACAACCTCAAAAAAGTCCTGGAGAGAGGAGATCGGTTAGATGACCTGATCGTCATAACGGATGACCTGCAGGTCACG GCTGACTCGTTTCAAAAGACATCCACGCGTGTTGCCAGAAAGATGTGGTGGAGAAACACCAAGATGATGATTATAATTGGAGTGGTTGTGCTTGccatcatcattttaatcatcctGCTAGCAACACAAGTCATTCCCTCCTAA